The window AAATTAGGTCCCTCTCATAATTATCTGCCCTATGAAGGTCTTTAAGTTGGTCAAATAATTGCAAAGCAATTCCCATGACATGCCGTTTTTCTGAAAGGTCAGTGTCATATTTCATTGCCAACCTGATGCAACTTTTCTCTTTCAGGTTTTTTCCTAGACTTACTTCTTCTATTTTTAAACCATGTTTTTCTATATGATTGATAATCATTCCATCCCTTAGTGATGCGTCAGATACTGTGATGGAAGTAGCCTCAAGTTTTTGCAATATTTCCACCAACAAAAGCGCTCCCAAATGGATCGCGTCAGCTCTATTTTCACTAATTCCGGGAATTTCTCCCCTTTCTTTTGGACTTGTCTCGAGTAAGCGATCACGTAGTTTAATAAGTTCTTTAAGGGGAATGGTTTCAGCATTTACTATTTCCGGTGCAGGGTTATCTGTCTTTATCAGGCAGGCTTCAGCCAAGGCCCGAATTGTTCCTGATGTTCCAATTATCCGATCAAACCCGATTTTTTTAATTTTCTCCAATACCATATCAGATACTTGCCTGATGTGGGATTTCAATTCTTTTTGAGATTTAGCATCAATTTTGGCTTGCCCTTCTGTATAATCGAGTAGTCGTAAGACTCCAAGTTTCATTGAGTTGCCGTAATGTATTTGTTTTTGATCCCCAACAATTGCTTCTGTACTACCACCTCCAATATCCAATACGAGAATGTTTTCGTTTTTCATTGCGATGGCCTCTTTAACCGCTAAAAAGATTAATTTGGCCTCCTCCTTCCCTGAAATCAATTGGGGCGAAACACCGGCTTCGTGGATCAACCTATCTAAAAATTCTCTGCCATTTTTCGCCTCTCTTGTAGCACTTGTTGCGGAGACGATGATGTCGTCCACTCCATATTGATCGGCAAGTTGTACGTATCTTTGTACGGTTGCAACACCCAAGTCCATGGCTTCCTGACTGAGTTCCTTATTGGCAAAAACGCCCACACCAAGTTTTACCATACTTTTCTCTTGGATAAGAATGTCAAAGCTTGTTTTGGTTTGCACCTTAACAATAACCATATGGATGCTATTCGTACCGATGTCTATCGCAGCTATGTTCATTTAAAGTAGGATTTGTTCATAAAAGCAATGTGACTGATGGAAATTCCTTGTGGACACTCTACCTCGCATGCACCGGTATTGGAACAAGATCCAAAACCTAATTCATCCATTTTTTGCACCATTTGATTGGTTCTACTCTTATGTTCAATTTTACCTTGAGGTAATTGAGCCAAATGGCTAATTTTTGCCGCGGTAAATAGAGATGCGCTGCTGTTTTTGCATGAGGCAACACATGCCCCGCAGCCGATACAAGCAGCAGCATCAAAAGCAGCCTCCACAGTGTCGCTACTGATTAGCGTTTGGTTTGCCTCTGGAGCTTGTCCTGTGTTGACGCTAATAAACCCACCCGATAGAATGATTTGGTCTAAGGCACTTCGGTCTATTTTCAAATCTTTTTTTATAGGAAATGCTCCAGCTCTAAATGGCTCAATATAGATGGTTTCCCCATCTTGAAACGACCTCATATGGAGTTGACATGTGCTAGTGTGTGCATTGGGCCCATGTGCTCTTCCGTTAATAAACAGGCCGCATTGCCCGCAGATACCTTCCCTGCAATCCGAATCAAATGAAACAGGACTTTGCCCACTAAGGGTCAAATTTTCGTTCAGCTGATCAAGCATTTCCAAGAATGACATGTCCGGTGAAATATCCTTTACCGCATAGCTTACCATTTTTCCTTTGTCTGATGTTTGCTCTTGTCTCCAAATTTTAAGTTTGAAATCCATTATTTATAACTCCTTTCTGTAGGTTTGGTAAATTCAAAATCAAGGGTTTCTTTGATCAATACAGGGCCATGGTCTGATTGTTGCCAACAAGAAATAAAATTGAAAGCCTTATCATCCCGAATGGCTTCACCATCACTGGTCTGATGTTCTGTTCTAAAATGGGCTCCGCATGATTCTTCTCTACTTAAAGCGTCAATACACATCAATTCAGCTATTTCAAGGTAATCTGCAACCCGTCCTGCCTTCTCTAGCTCTTCGTTAATTCCATCAGTAATTTTTGGAATTTTCAGCTCTGAATAAAAAGAATTTCTTAAATTCTTAATGGCTTCTATAGCTGTGGTCAACCCTTTTTCTGACCGACTAAGTCCACATTTGTCATAGAGAATTTTCCCTAGTTCTCTGTGATAAAAGTCCACTGTTTTGTGCCCATTTATTTTGCCAAATTCCTCTAGTTGCTTTTTAACCGCAAACTCACTTTCAACAAAAGCCGGATCTTCACTATTGATGTGGTCAGGTTTTCCTGATTGAGCAAGATAATGGGGTAGGGTTTGAGGTAAAATATAATAACCATCTACACATGCCTGCAAAAGAGAGTTGGCACCAAGTCTATTGGCTCCGTGGTCAGCAAAATTAGCTTCACCAATTGCAAATAGCCCCGGTATATTGGTGCTTAGCTCATAATCTACCCAAAGGCCACCCATGGAGAAATGTGCAGCAGGGGAAATTTTCATCGGTTCATTGTAGGCATTGATACCGGTAATTTTTTGGTACATGTCAAATAAATTCCCGTATTTTTTTGCAATGGTTTCTTTTCCTTGCTTTGCGATGGCATCTTTAAAATCAAGGTATACCGCATTTTTTAAAGTGCCCACGCCATGGCCGGCATCCACCCTTTCTTTGGCAGCCCTGGAAGCAATGTCCCTAGGTGCTAAATTACCAAAAGAAGGATACCGTCGCTCAAGGTAATAATCCCGGTCTTCCTCAGGAATGTCTCCGGCTTTTCTGTTTTCATTTTTGCTCAATGGAACCCAAATTCTACCGTCATTTCGTAAAGATTCTGACATTAGGGTGAGTTTGGATTGGTAGGCGCCTGACTGGGGCAAGCAAGTAGGGTGAATTTGAGTCCAGCTTGGACTGGCGACCCAAGCTCCCTTTTTATGGGCACGCCAAATGGCTGATCCATTGCAACCCATCGCCAAGGTTGATAAATAATAGATCTTTCCAAAACCACCGGTAGCCAACACTACAGCATTGGCTGTATGTCTAGTGATTTCACCGGTATCGAGATTCCTTGCAATAATGCCTTTGGCCACACCATTAATCAATACGAGATCAAGCATCTCATGTCTGGTATAACTTGTTATTTTCTTAGCTTTTACTTGACGCATCAAAGCCTGATAAGCCCCCAAAAGTAATTGTTGACCTGTTTGTCCTCTGGCATAAAAAGTCCGGCTCACCTGAACCCCACCAAAGGAGCGGTTGCTCAAATAACCACTGTATTCACGGGCAAAAGGTACTCCTTGAGCAACAGCTTGGTCAATGAGATTGGCTGAACATTCTGCGAGCCTGTAAACATTGGCTTCACGAGCCCTAAAATCACCACCTTTCAAGGTGTCATAAAACATCCTGTAAATGCTGTCCCCATCATTTTTGTAATTTTTCATGGCATTTACACCTCCTTGAGCAGCTACTGAATGAGCTCTTCGGGGAGAGTCCTGAAAACAAAATACAGAAACATTGTAACCTAGCTCCGCTAAAGAGGCCGCAGCAGAGGCTCCTGAAAGACCGGTACCGACAATGATCACATTGTAGTTCTTTCGGTTATTAGGACTGATGAGCTTTGCCTGGTTTTTGAAATTTGACCATTTGTCTTTTAGTTCACCTGGTGGAACTTTTGATTTAGGTATTTGCTTTTCGTCAGTACTAAAATACATGCCTGAGTAATTATTTTACTGTTTTCTAATACCTAATAATAACAAATTTATATGTCGTTTTAATATAATCTCTGCTTTAATCTAGAAGATAAGTTCAAACTGTAACCAAAGTCACTAAATCTTACTGTTGAATTGCTTAATTTTAAGGAATTATAGGGGTTGTAAATATTCAATCCCAGTGTAAACCAAAATAAAAACAAATGGGTTGTTAGCATAGAGCAATTTAATTGCCCAAGTGCTGCTTATTCAATGTTAAGCAAAATTTGGGGAGTATTGGAAGTGGAATCATGGATAGATATTTAAAAATTATAGGAGATGCCTATTATGGGTACTTCAATTACTTAGTGAATGAAATCATGTACCCGTCTTGGGGAAATTATTTCTGGTGGTTGGTGGGACTTTCTTTATTCGTTTGGTTATTGGAGTTGATTTTTCCTTGGAGAAAAGGTCAGCCTGCCCTCAGGAAGGATTTTTGGCTAGATGGATTTTATATGTTTTTTAATTTTTTCTTATTCTCATTGATTGCTTTCAACGCTATCTCTAATGTGGCAGTGGAGGCATTCAATGATTTCTTAGGTCTTTTTGGTGTAAAAAATGTTGTGGCCATAGAAATTAGCTCCTGGCCTGCTTGGACCCAATTTCTAACCCTCTTCATCGTAGCTGATTTTATACAATGGAATGTGCACAGGCTTTTACATCGAGTGCCAGCCTTTTGGGAGTTTCATAAGGTTCACCACTCGGTGGAGCAAATGGGCTTTGCTGCTCACTTGAGATTTCATTGGATGGAAACAATCCTATACAAAACAGCGCAATACATTCCTCTTGCCATGATAGGTTTCGGGCTGACGGATTTTTTTATAGTTCATATATTTGCTACTGCAATTGGTCACCTAAATCATGCCAATTTAAGAATAACTTATGGGCCATTTAAGTATTTGCTAAACAATCCAATCATGCATATTTGGCACCATGCCAAGGAACTTCCGAAAGGTAGCCATGGTGTTAACTATGGGCTTACATTAAGTGTTTGGGATTATTTATTTGGTACCGCCTACATCCCTCACGAAGGAAGAGATATTCCCCTGGGATTTGATGGTGTAGAGAAATTTCCAAAAACTTTTTGGCAGCAAGTAAGCTATCCTTTTAAGAAAAATAAATTGGAGGGGTAATCCTTAAAGCCCGATTCTGCAATAGTGTTTTTTTTCCTTTCAGTATGGGTTGTGTTTGATAGAAATCAAAGTGTTTGAGGGTTTTAGCCCAAGGGCGCTTTAGTGAACCTATCTGCCGATAGCTAAAGTAGGAAAAAGAATCGTAGTGGCTGATCTTGAAGGGGTTTTTGGACGATATAGTAGGTTTATTTCAAAATGGAAGCACTTCCAATGTAAAAATCCCCAATGTCTTTTAAACATCTATAAGGTTGAATACCTGCAATTGGAATAGATTAGGAAATTTAATATTTAACCCCTCAAAACAGCTGCTGTTTATTTGATCCATAAGGTTTTTGTCTATTGATAGTAAGCATTCCTGATTTTTTGGATAACAAGCAGATATTTTTTTCTTAAGACAATAGGTTAGGCTTTCTTTTTGTTTGTTATCACTAAGATTGGCAGGTTTGGCTGTCATGCACGGAGAAAACCTGAACTCAAGTAAAAAATGGACACTTAATAAATAAAAATCCTGAACAGGAAAGGAAGTGGGTATGTGGCAGAAACCTCCATAGGAATTTTCGTAGGGATAAAGTCTTTAAGGGTATGGAGCATTGAGACCATAGAGAAGTAAAATGTATGCAATAAACTTAAAAAATTATGAGTAGAGGATTTGTTAAAGAAGATGATCAAGAAGAAATTCCACTGGTTCCCCCTAGAGCTGACTTACCTGCAGGAGTTACAAATTATGTAACGCAAGTGGGTATGGAAGAACTCTTGGCGGAGAAGGATAGGCTAATAATCGAAAGAGAGCAATTGGATGTCAATGATGATAAAGAGCGGAGAATTGCATTTAATCATATTAATGCGAAATTGAAATTGTTAAATACGAGAATAAATAATGCCATAACGGTAGATTTAACAAAGCAGCCACCTCATGTTGTGCGGTTTGGAGCAATAGTGACGCTTAAAATTGACCAAGCTATTACAACCAATCAATACCAAATTGTAGGTGTAGATGAAGCTGATGTTTCAAAAGGGAAAATCTCCTTTATTTCCCCAATAGCAAAAATATTAATGGATAAAAAAATTGGAGATAAAGCAATTTTAAAATTGCCTAAAACAGAAAGGGTGTTTGAAATTATGGGTATAGACTATTGAATAAATTATAAAAACCTTTCCTGTTTTTTGGTCTTTCGAATGGTTATGGTTGGTTTATTCTTTACTCAGTAACCTGGCCCATATTATTGTCAAGATGGTCTTGAAGATAATGACTTAAAAGTAGATCTCCACCGAAGTCATTTTCAAGATCTCGGACAACCGCATGTACATGGTTTGCATTGTTTTGAACATTGTCGTATTCAATCAATAATCCTGCCCCTTGCACACTATAATAATGGGGGTTTCCAATTTCATTTGTTTGAGATCCTGCCCAAGCAAAAGACATGTTCCCCCAACCTGATATTTCAATTCTATTAAGTAATTTTGATTGATACGCTGCTGTGTATCGAGAAAGGTATACAGCCACCAGTTTCTTAAGTAAGGCCAATTGATTGGGCTGCAATTGATCCCCTTTGATCCCGGGCTGATCTAAAATCTTTGCTTTTCGAGCATTTGAGGTGATTATATCAGCAGGCGCTTTGTCTGAAAAGATGACTTGTTTCTTTTGCAAGTCGTTTAAAGAATGCAATAATTCAAAACCTATATTGGTTTCATCTGCCAATACTTGTCTGTTCATTTGTGGTCCGGCCAAAACAATGCCCGGATTTGATCCCATAAAGGAAGGTGTGGCAGAGGTAATCGTTCCTTCGGTAGAGGAGAAATTCAGAGACAAATGATGTCCCTCTAACCTCCAGCCCCAAGGCTTATCTGAAGAAGGCTTACCAAAAATGCTGAAATGATAGTTCAAAGGATCTCTATAGGTATCATTTTCAGGTCTGTTTTCTACTTCTCGCAATACATTTTCAAGTTCGATGATGGATTCAGCTTTTTCTTGTCCAACGGAACCCAAGGAGGCGCGCATCAAATCTAGTGCATGTTTGGATTGCGTGGTATTGAAGTCATGAAAAGTTGGCCCCTTTCTTTCTCTGGGAACAAAGTGCCAATTGAAGCGTTCGGTGTGATCAAAAGGAAAACAGGCTTGCTTTTTTAATTCAGGATCAAGGCTTTCAATAAACCGATTTGCTGCCGAAGACAGGTCTTGGGCTTGACTATTGAGCGTAAAGGACAACAATATTAAAAGGGTGTAATAGATGGATTTCATATTTTAAAGTGTTTGGATCAAACTAAATGGAAACTTATCATTTCGTATTTAATAACTTTTATTCCAGTAGATTTTTAAATTTTTACTGGCTCTTCCTGAGGCTATTATTTCAGGTTTTCCGTCTCCATCTAAATCTGCGATTTTTAAATCTTCACAAGCCATTCCATTTTTGTCCAGCCAATGTTTTTTCCAGGATCCATCCTCCTGAGGGACCAATATTTTTATGCCCAAATCTCCATCGTCATTGGGTTCTCTCCATCCTACAACAATTTGGTCCATGCCCATATTCAATAGGTCTCCGGTGGCTAAACCATGACCTTGTTTCATGGCTGCCGTAAGAACAGTTCGATTTAAATTCCCTAAAGCAAATGCTTTATCCTCTCCGAGTGTATAAATAGAGAGAGTTGAGCCGTGAAAAGGTTCTATCCCGGCAAGAAATGGTTTGCCTTTGGTATCATGGCCAATGCGTATTTCACCAAAACCATACTCATTAATTAACCAGCCATTATTGCTACCAGGTACCCATTTACCATCTTCAAAGGTTAAGGTTTTGACCCCTTCTTTTCCTCCGATTTGCAATGTCTCTCCATTCTCTCCGGATACAGGATCCATATTATGTGTTACATGCATGCTTTGGTCAATTACCCAGTTTTTCCATTGCCTTCCTTTTTGGTCTGCCTGTTCATAAGCAATGACCTTAACTCCTTTGCCGGCACCACCTTTGTTTCCTTGACCATGCAATGGTAAAACTATAAGATGAAATAAATCATTGGTAGCCTTTACCCATCGCATGCGGTGAACGGTAGGTTCATGGTGCAGTT of the Cyclobacterium marinum DSM 745 genome contains:
- a CDS encoding Ppx/GppA phosphatase family protein, which produces MNIAAIDIGTNSIHMVIVKVQTKTSFDILIQEKSMVKLGVGVFANKELSQEAMDLGVATVQRYVQLADQYGVDDIIVSATSATREAKNGREFLDRLIHEAGVSPQLISGKEEAKLIFLAVKEAIAMKNENILVLDIGGGSTEAIVGDQKQIHYGNSMKLGVLRLLDYTEGQAKIDAKSQKELKSHIRQVSDMVLEKIKKIGFDRIIGTSGTIRALAEACLIKTDNPAPEIVNAETIPLKELIKLRDRLLETSPKERGEIPGISENRADAIHLGALLLVEILQKLEATSITVSDASLRDGMIINHIEKHGLKIEEVSLGKNLKEKSCIRLAMKYDTDLSEKRHVMGIALQLFDQLKDLHRADNYERDLICYASLIYDIGSFVAFQDFHKHGRYLIKNSQLRGFTNEEVFLLGDMARYHRKKGPTKRHKKFRKLESQQKKRLRLLAGILRIAVGLDKTKNQWVQNVYCIDQKDQLKIKVFGVENLDLEIWEAQRYSDTLAKHLKKEILIIPG
- a CDS encoding succinate dehydrogenase/fumarate reductase iron-sulfur subunit, whose translation is MDFKLKIWRQEQTSDKGKMVSYAVKDISPDMSFLEMLDQLNENLTLSGQSPVSFDSDCREGICGQCGLFINGRAHGPNAHTSTCQLHMRSFQDGETIYIEPFRAGAFPIKKDLKIDRSALDQIILSGGFISVNTGQAPEANQTLISSDTVEAAFDAAACIGCGACVASCKNSSASLFTAAKISHLAQLPQGKIEHKSRTNQMVQKMDELGFGSCSNTGACEVECPQGISISHIAFMNKSYFK
- a CDS encoding fumarate reductase/succinate dehydrogenase flavoprotein subunit gives rise to the protein MYFSTDEKQIPKSKVPPGELKDKWSNFKNQAKLISPNNRKNYNVIIVGTGLSGASAAASLAELGYNVSVFCFQDSPRRAHSVAAQGGVNAMKNYKNDGDSIYRMFYDTLKGGDFRAREANVYRLAECSANLIDQAVAQGVPFAREYSGYLSNRSFGGVQVSRTFYARGQTGQQLLLGAYQALMRQVKAKKITSYTRHEMLDLVLINGVAKGIIARNLDTGEITRHTANAVVLATGGFGKIYYLSTLAMGCNGSAIWRAHKKGAWVASPSWTQIHPTCLPQSGAYQSKLTLMSESLRNDGRIWVPLSKNENRKAGDIPEEDRDYYLERRYPSFGNLAPRDIASRAAKERVDAGHGVGTLKNAVYLDFKDAIAKQGKETIAKKYGNLFDMYQKITGINAYNEPMKISPAAHFSMGGLWVDYELSTNIPGLFAIGEANFADHGANRLGANSLLQACVDGYYILPQTLPHYLAQSGKPDHINSEDPAFVESEFAVKKQLEEFGKINGHKTVDFYHRELGKILYDKCGLSRSEKGLTTAIEAIKNLRNSFYSELKIPKITDGINEELEKAGRVADYLEIAELMCIDALSREESCGAHFRTEHQTSDGEAIRDDKAFNFISCWQQSDHGPVLIKETLDFEFTKPTERSYK
- a CDS encoding sterol desaturase family protein, with the translated sequence MDRYLKIIGDAYYGYFNYLVNEIMYPSWGNYFWWLVGLSLFVWLLELIFPWRKGQPALRKDFWLDGFYMFFNFFLFSLIAFNAISNVAVEAFNDFLGLFGVKNVVAIEISSWPAWTQFLTLFIVADFIQWNVHRLLHRVPAFWEFHKVHHSVEQMGFAAHLRFHWMETILYKTAQYIPLAMIGFGLTDFFIVHIFATAIGHLNHANLRITYGPFKYLLNNPIMHIWHHAKELPKGSHGVNYGLTLSVWDYLFGTAYIPHEGRDIPLGFDGVEKFPKTFWQQVSYPFKKNKLEG
- a CDS encoding GreA/GreB family elongation factor codes for the protein MSRGFVKEDDQEEIPLVPPRADLPAGVTNYVTQVGMEELLAEKDRLIIEREQLDVNDDKERRIAFNHINAKLKLLNTRINNAITVDLTKQPPHVVRFGAIVTLKIDQAITTNQYQIVGVDEADVSKGKISFISPIAKILMDKKIGDKAILKLPKTERVFEIMGIDY
- a CDS encoding DUF3500 domain-containing protein produces the protein MKSIYYTLLILLSFTLNSQAQDLSSAANRFIESLDPELKKQACFPFDHTERFNWHFVPRERKGPTFHDFNTTQSKHALDLMRASLGSVGQEKAESIIELENVLREVENRPENDTYRDPLNYHFSIFGKPSSDKPWGWRLEGHHLSLNFSSTEGTITSATPSFMGSNPGIVLAGPQMNRQVLADETNIGFELLHSLNDLQKKQVIFSDKAPADIITSNARKAKILDQPGIKGDQLQPNQLALLKKLVAVYLSRYTAAYQSKLLNRIEISGWGNMSFAWAGSQTNEIGNPHYYSVQGAGLLIEYDNVQNNANHVHAVVRDLENDFGGDLLLSHYLQDHLDNNMGQVTE
- a CDS encoding FG-GAP and VCBS repeat-containing protein, whose protein sequence is MIHWLTYLFSTVLINNSPEPQFEAQTLDSNIEIGYGLAIGDVDGDGKPDILLADKKEFVWYRNGDWKRFVMVENLTESDNVCIAARDINGDGKVEVAVGAQWNPGETVDKQKSGSVHYLIRPDDPTQGWEPVKLHHEPTVHRMRWVKATNDLFHLIVLPLHGQGNKGGAGKGVKVIAYEQADQKGRQWKNWVIDQSMHVTHNMDPVSGENGETLQIGGKEGVKTLTFEDGKWVPGSNNGWLINEYGFGEIRIGHDTKGKPFLAGIEPFHGSTLSIYTLGEDKAFALGNLNRTVLTAAMKQGHGLATGDLLNMGMDQIVVGWREPNDDGDLGIKILVPQEDGSWKKHWLDKNGMACEDLKIADLDGDGKPEIIASGRASKNLKIYWNKSY